One Flavobacterium sp. 90 DNA segment encodes these proteins:
- a CDS encoding glycoside hydrolase family 16 protein, producing the protein MQKVIVLLLITSLGFAQEVKRKLVWEENFNKKEVNESDWNFEIGDGCPDLCGFGNNERQIYTKTNHEFKDGNLVIEARKEGEKYTSTKITTKGKKEFLYGRIEARAKLPVGHGLWPAFWMLGANIDAVKWPKAGEIDILEYIGRDPHMVYTTLHTQDSHGNTINTKRTSFPKIEEGFHVYAIEWTKDKIDFFVDKSLVYTFNPQVKNEDTWPFDKPFYIILNLAIGGNFGGPEVDDKVLPQKYYIDYVRVYQ; encoded by the coding sequence ATGCAAAAAGTAATTGTATTATTATTGATTACCAGTCTTGGTTTTGCTCAGGAAGTAAAACGAAAGCTTGTCTGGGAAGAAAATTTTAATAAAAAGGAAGTAAACGAATCAGATTGGAATTTTGAAATCGGAGATGGATGTCCTGATCTTTGTGGTTTCGGAAATAACGAAAGGCAGATTTACACCAAAACAAATCACGAATTCAAAGATGGAAATTTAGTTATCGAAGCCCGAAAAGAAGGTGAAAAATACACATCAACAAAAATAACCACAAAAGGTAAAAAAGAATTTTTATACGGCCGAATAGAAGCCAGAGCAAAATTACCAGTTGGTCACGGTTTATGGCCGGCTTTCTGGATGTTGGGCGCCAATATTGATGCCGTAAAATGGCCTAAAGCAGGAGAAATAGACATCTTGGAATATATTGGCAGAGATCCACATATGGTTTATACCACTTTGCATACACAAGACAGTCATGGAAATACAATTAATACAAAAAGAACCTCTTTTCCTAAAATAGAAGAAGGATTTCATGTATACGCAATTGAATGGACAAAGGATAAAATTGATTTTTTTGTAGACAAAAGTTTAGTCTATACCTTCAATCCGCAAGTTAAAAACGAAGATACCTGGCCATTTGATAAACCGTTCTATATTATTCTAAATTTGGCCATAGGGGGAAATTTTGGAGGTCCTGAAGTGGATGATAAAGTCCTTCCACAGAAATATTACATCGATTATGTACGTGTTTATCAATAA
- a CDS encoding family 16 glycosylhydrolase gives MSKKIIINIIALLSIFLTVSCQKDDYAFGDLSAPSNLKVTAQIIGKAADAPDGDGSGMVKLVATADNAVSYKYVFSDGTSQNSPSGVFTKRFTKTGVNTYTVTIIANGKGGVASNTTVEVTVLSNFSDDEAVHFLTNGSSQKWYWSASEPGHLGVGQNDGDAAKNFYPNYYSATPFEKAGSPTSSCLYENVLTFSLVDGQLKFELNNGGATFFNASFKSVAGGSGSGDACLTYDATGVKTVSLSPSESVVTKNPDHATQTRGTMLNFSDGGFMGYYIGQSSYEILSITANRMVVRAIMGGDPSLAWYHTFTTTPPNQTPDPDFTNLVFSDEFNVDGAPDATKWVYDLGKGTNGWGNNEKQNYTNSATNVIVQGGNLKITAKKEASGGADYSSARLKTDGKFSFTYGKLEIKAKLPIGAGTWPALWMLGQNYATKPWPACGEIDMMEHVGNNQNVILSTLHYPGHSGGQGNTGSKTIPNVSTEFHVYKTIWTASSVKTFVDDTMIHSVPNDGSLPFNSDFFLILNVAMGGNLGGNIDAAFTQSSMEVDYVRVYQ, from the coding sequence ATGAGTAAAAAGATAATTATAAATATAATAGCATTACTGTCAATATTCTTGACAGTAAGTTGCCAGAAAGATGATTATGCATTTGGCGATTTGTCAGCACCATCGAATCTTAAAGTAACAGCTCAAATTATTGGAAAAGCTGCCGATGCTCCGGACGGAGACGGTTCAGGAATGGTAAAATTGGTAGCAACGGCAGATAATGCTGTATCGTACAAATATGTATTTAGCGACGGAACCTCACAAAATTCTCCAAGCGGAGTATTTACTAAGCGTTTTACCAAAACAGGTGTAAACACTTATACAGTAACAATAATCGCAAACGGAAAAGGAGGAGTTGCGTCAAATACTACGGTAGAAGTTACTGTGCTAAGTAATTTTAGCGACGACGAAGCTGTTCACTTCCTGACCAACGGAAGTTCTCAAAAATGGTATTGGTCAGCTTCAGAACCTGGACATTTAGGAGTAGGACAAAATGATGGAGATGCTGCTAAAAACTTTTATCCAAACTATTATTCTGCAACACCTTTTGAAAAAGCAGGATCACCAACAAGTAGTTGTTTATACGAAAACGTATTGACGTTCTCACTTGTCGATGGACAATTGAAATTTGAATTAAACAACGGAGGAGCAACATTCTTTAATGCATCATTCAAAAGTGTAGCAGGCGGAAGCGGATCTGGAGATGCTTGTTTAACTTATGATGCTACGGGAGTTAAAACAGTTTCATTAAGTCCTTCAGAATCTGTTGTAACCAAAAATCCAGATCATGCAACACAAACCAGAGGTACAATGCTAAACTTCTCTGACGGAGGATTTATGGGGTATTATATTGGTCAAAGTTCTTATGAGATATTATCTATTACAGCAAACAGAATGGTTGTTAGAGCTATTATGGGCGGAGATCCTTCATTGGCATGGTATCATACTTTTACAACAACGCCGCCAAATCAAACTCCTGATCCTGATTTTACAAATCTGGTTTTTTCTGATGAATTCAATGTTGATGGAGCTCCGGACGCAACAAAATGGGTTTATGATTTAGGAAAAGGAACTAACGGTTGGGGAAATAATGAAAAACAGAATTATACCAACTCGGCTACGAATGTAATCGTTCAGGGCGGAAACCTTAAAATCACGGCTAAAAAAGAAGCTTCAGGCGGAGCAGATTATTCTTCGGCGCGATTAAAAACAGATGGTAAATTCTCCTTCACTTATGGAAAACTGGAGATAAAAGCTAAACTTCCAATAGGAGCAGGAACATGGCCAGCATTATGGATGTTAGGACAAAATTATGCAACCAAACCTTGGCCAGCCTGTGGCGAAATAGATATGATGGAACATGTAGGAAACAATCAAAATGTTATTTTGAGCACACTTCATTATCCCGGACATTCAGGTGGACAAGGAAATACAGGCTCTAAAACAATACCAAATGTTTCAACAGAGTTTCATGTTTATAAAACAATCTGGACAGCATCATCAGTCAAAACTTTTGTAGATGACACAATGATTCATTCAGTTCCTAATGACGGTTCTCTTCCGTTTAATAGTGACTTCTTCTTAATTTTGAATGTCGCAATGGGAGGTAATCTGGGCGGTAATATTGATGCTGCTTTTACACAATCTTCGATGGAGGTTGATTATGTACGAGTATATCAATAG
- a CDS encoding RagB/SusD family nutrient uptake outer membrane protein, which produces MKKYLITSIITLTLFSTISISCSDEFVSPKPKYSIDSENYFNSKEDYNDALVAAYDLLQSTYANALLGEIASDNTLAGGESPTDVIGWQQVDDMIHTPVNSNLRDIWNWMFAGVQRANYILEFKDKTDFEGKTQLLAETRFLRAYYQFELVKWFGGIPMKGDARFKVGDEKTVPRSSVAEVYASIEADLIFATANLSSIASQKGRVTKGAAEALLGKAYLYQNKYAQAAASLNNVITSGKYSLVTDYDSMFEMAGENGPESVFEVQYTDVEGAGFTCLQCSEGNVAVGFSGVRNYSGPLFSSGFSFNVPTAEAANSFEAGDKRKNVAILDIEAWAAANKSYDNGKGVTFGKGNEDTGYFNRKYLPRKRSDNAQGDLNLTNPNNYRAIRYADVLLMAAEAYNRGGIDDAKARTYLNEVRRRAFGDNNHDISVSGAALTDFIWAERRSELFGEGQRFFDLVRTGKAVGKIPGFTANKNELFPLPIEEIQFASGNWKQNPGY; this is translated from the coding sequence ATGAAAAAGTATTTAATTACATCCATTATAACACTTACACTTTTCTCGACAATAAGTATTTCTTGTTCGGATGAATTTGTAAGTCCAAAGCCTAAATATTCTATTGATTCTGAAAATTATTTCAATTCAAAAGAAGATTATAACGACGCTTTAGTTGCCGCTTACGATTTGCTGCAATCTACTTATGCAAATGCTTTATTAGGAGAAATTGCTTCTGATAATACTTTGGCAGGAGGAGAAAGTCCAACAGACGTAATTGGCTGGCAGCAAGTAGACGATATGATTCATACACCGGTAAACAGCAATTTAAGAGATATCTGGAATTGGATGTTTGCAGGAGTTCAAAGAGCTAATTATATTCTTGAATTTAAAGATAAAACCGATTTTGAGGGAAAAACCCAGCTACTTGCAGAAACACGTTTTCTAAGAGCATATTACCAGTTTGAGTTAGTTAAATGGTTTGGCGGAATCCCGATGAAAGGAGATGCGAGATTTAAAGTTGGAGATGAAAAAACAGTACCACGCTCATCAGTTGCAGAAGTGTATGCTTCTATAGAAGCTGATTTGATTTTTGCTACCGCTAATTTATCTTCAATTGCATCTCAAAAAGGACGTGTAACAAAAGGTGCAGCAGAAGCATTATTAGGAAAAGCTTATTTATATCAAAATAAATATGCACAAGCCGCAGCTTCTCTTAATAACGTAATCACTTCTGGAAAATACAGTTTGGTTACAGATTATGATTCAATGTTTGAAATGGCTGGAGAAAACGGACCGGAATCTGTTTTTGAAGTACAATATACAGATGTTGAAGGAGCAGGTTTTACTTGTTTGCAATGTAGTGAAGGAAACGTAGCGGTTGGTTTTAGCGGAGTAAGAAATTATTCAGGACCACTTTTTTCTTCAGGATTTAGTTTTAATGTTCCTACTGCAGAAGCTGCAAATTCTTTTGAAGCAGGTGATAAACGTAAAAATGTTGCCATACTTGATATTGAAGCTTGGGCAGCAGCAAATAAAAGTTATGATAATGGAAAAGGAGTTACGTTTGGAAAAGGAAACGAAGACACCGGTTATTTCAACAGAAAATATTTGCCAAGAAAAAGAAGCGATAATGCTCAGGGAGATTTGAATTTAACGAACCCAAATAATTACAGAGCAATTCGTTATGCAGATGTTTTATTAATGGCTGCAGAAGCTTATAACCGTGGCGGAATTGACGATGCAAAAGCAAGAACTTATTTAAACGAGGTTAGAAGACGTGCTTTTGGAGATAACAATCATGATATATCAGTTTCTGGAGCAGCACTTACAGATTTTATCTGGGCAGAGAGAAGATCGGAACTTTTTGGAGAAGGACAGCGTTTCTTTGATTTAGTAAGAACTGGAAAAGCAGTTGGAAAAATACCAGGTTTTACAGCAAATAAAAACGAGTTATTTCCGCTGCCAATTGAAGAAATTCAATTCGCAAGTGGAAATTGGAAGCAAAACCCTGGATATTAA
- a CDS encoding sigma-70 family RNA polymerase sigma factor: MADLHIPDALLVKNYVEGNESALGTLIKRHESKIYGFIYSKIADRDISNDIFQDTFIKVIKTLKSNSYNEEGKFLPWVMRISHNLIVDHFRKTKKMPMYRETEEFSIFSIMSDDSLTIEGKMIVDQVEIDLKKLIEELPDDQKEVLVMRMYQDMSFKEISELTDVSINTALGRMRYALMNLRKIIDKHQIILTN; the protein is encoded by the coding sequence ATGGCTGATCTGCATATTCCAGACGCTCTATTGGTAAAAAATTATGTCGAAGGCAACGAATCTGCACTTGGAACATTAATAAAGAGACACGAATCTAAAATATATGGTTTTATATATTCTAAGATCGCTGATAGAGATATTTCAAACGATATTTTTCAAGATACTTTCATTAAGGTAATCAAAACCTTAAAAAGTAATTCCTATAACGAAGAAGGTAAATTTTTGCCTTGGGTAATGCGTATATCTCACAATTTAATTGTAGATCACTTTCGTAAAACCAAAAAAATGCCAATGTACAGAGAGACAGAAGAGTTTTCGATCTTTTCTATAATGTCTGATGATTCATTGACAATAGAAGGTAAAATGATTGTAGATCAGGTCGAAATTGACTTAAAAAAGTTAATCGAAGAATTACCTGATGATCAAAAAGAAGTATTAGTGATGCGTATGTATCAGGATATGAGCTTCAAAGAAATCTCAGAATTAACAGATGTTAGTATTAATACAGCATTAGGAAGAATGCGTTATGCATTAATGAATTTGAGAAAAATAATCGACAAACATCAAATTATTTTGACCAACTAA